One genomic region from Amia ocellicauda isolate fAmiCal2 chromosome 4, fAmiCal2.hap1, whole genome shotgun sequence encodes:
- the znf710a gene encoding zinc finger protein 710a isoform X1: MRSLKHHARNNVEEESGRLIRCYSKVMDQLVDAGTQTDPVVVLSLAQAAVLGLISQNEVFGATIAPNGFYTGEPKESPPPRSEEMEYEYADQLIGANGDYLPEPLEEGGAQSPEPQCSERRKPGPKGKGKRARGELETEESNDRTSKTQTQVKGEEESSPLSSCAHGVACSRVKEGVQLVDPTSYRLTSTQHKEEPHTNCCPDCEREVKSQHREKYKEGEEAERVEEDEEEEDEEEEEEDGESPHKSGEEEDDSPVMSRYFDSSEVGYESGETAGPDGPDFDENSQNLSWPEHTDSEGNGQPGRRLQIDRLDINVQIDESYCVDMGDGLKRWKCRMCEKSYTSKYNLVTHILGHNGIKPHECPHCGKLFKQPSHLQTHLLTHQGTRPHKCDVCKKAFTQTSHLKRHMLQHTDIKPYSCRFCGRGFAYPSELKAHETKHESGRCHMCVECGLEFPALSQLKRHLTSHQGPTTYQCSECNKSFHYRSQLQNHLMKHQNIRPFVCSECGMEFAQIHHLKQHALTHKVLKQQALAHKGVKEFKCDVCLREFTLSANLKRHMLIHASIRPYQCHVCFKTFVQKQTLKTHMIVHLPVKPFKCKVCGKSFNRMYNLLGHMHLHAGSKPFKCPYCSSKFNLKGNLSRHMKVKHGIMDISLDGQDTLPDMEGQEDYEEENYDFTGRENHGSNNAQELAKLSEEAMRDIGYYNFGKDADRYSMA, from the exons ATGAGATCCTTAAAACATCACGCAAGAAACAATGTG GAGGAGGAGAGTGGCCGACTGATTAGATGTTATTCTAAAGTCATGGATCAGCTGGTGGACGCGGGAACGCAGACGGACCCTGTCGTGGTGCTGTCACTGGCCCAGGCGGCAGTGCTGGGCCTCATCTCGCAGAATGAGGTGTTTGGGGCCACCATTGCACCCAATGGCTTCTACACGGGCGAGCCCAAAGAGTCGCCTCCTCCTCGCTCTGAGGAGATGGAGTACGAATATGCTGACCAGTTGATAGGGGCCAATGGGGACTATCTGCCTGAGCCACTGGAGGAGGGAGGGGCACAAAGTCCGGAGCCACAGTGCAGCGAGAGAAGGAAGCCAGGGCCCAAGGGCAAGGGGAAGAGGGCCAGAGGGGAGCTGGAGACTGAGGAGTCAAATGACAGGACTTCAAAGACACAGACTCAAGTGAAAGGGGAAGAGGAGTCCTCCCCGCTGTCCTCCTGTGCCCACGGGGTGGCCTGCTCTAGGGTGAAGGAGGGGGTGCAGCTTGTCGACCCCACAAGCTACAGGTTGACCAGCACGCAGCACAAAGAGGAGCCACACACGAATTGCTGCCCTGACTGTGAGAGGGAGGTGAAGAGTCAGCATCGGGAGAAGTacaaagagggagaagaggccGAGAGGgtggaggaggacgaggaggaggaagacgaggaggaggaagaggaggatggagaGAGCCCCCACAAGTCAGGCGAGGAAGAAGACGACAGCCCAGTGATGAGCCGCTACTTCGACTCCAGTGAGGTGGGCTACGAGTCCGGGGAGACGGCGGGGCCGGACGGGCCTGACTTTGATGAGAACAGCCAGAACCTGAGCTGGCCGGAGCACACTGACAGTGAGGGCAATGGGCAGCCCGGCCGGCGCCTGCAGATTGACCGCCTGGACATCAACGTGCAGATCGACGAGTCTTACTGTGTGGATATGGGCGACGGGCTGAAGCGCTGGAAGTGCCGCATGTGTGAGAAGTCCTACACGTCCAAGTACAACCTGGTGACCCACATCCTGGGCCACAATGGCATCAAGCCCCATGAGTGCCCACATTGTGGTAAGCTCTTCAAGCAGCCCAGCCACTTGCAGACCCACCTCCTTACCCACCAGGGCACGCGACCCCACAAGTGTGACGTCTGCAAGAAGGCCTTCACCCAGACCAGTCACCTGAAGAGGCATATGCTGCAGCACACTGACATTAAGCCCTACAGCTGCCGATTCTGCGGCCGTGGCTTCGCCTACCCCAGTGAGCTCAAAGCGCACGAGACAAAGCACGAGAGCGGCCGCTGCCACATGTGTGTGGAGTGCGGCCTGGAGTTCCCCGCCCTCAGTCAGCTCAAGAGGCATCTCACCTCTCACCAGGGTCCCACCACCTACCAGTGCTCTGAGTGCAACAAGTCCTTCCACTACCGCAGTCAGCTGCAGAACCACCTCATGAAGCACCAGAACATCCGGCCGTTTGTCTGCTCAGAGTGCGGCATGGAGTTCGCCCAGATCCACCACCTCAAACAGCATGCACTCACTCACAAGGTACTGAAACAGCAGGCCCTCGCCCACAAG ggtgtgAAAGAGTTCAAGTGCGACGTCTGCTTGCGAGAGTTCACCTTGTCGGCGAACCTGAAGCGGCACATGCTGATTCACGCCAGCATCCGTCCGTACCAGTGTCACGTGTGCTTCAAGACCTTcgttcagaaacagactctcaAGACGCACATGATTGTCCACCTGCCAGTCAAGCCATTCAAGTGCAAG GTGTGTGGCAAGTCTTTCAACCGAATGTACAACCTGCTGGGACACATGCATCTGCACGCGGGGAGCAAGCCCTTCAAGTGCCCCTACTGCTCCAGCAAGTTCAACCTGAAGGGGAACCTCAGCAGACACATGAAAGTCAAGCACGGCATCATGGACATCTCCCTGGATGGGCAAG ACACCCTCCCCGACATGGAGGGGCAGGAGGACTATGAGGAGGAGAACTATGACTTCACAGGCCGGGAAAACCATGGCAGCAACAACGCCCAGGAACTCGCCAAGCTGTCTGAGGAGGCCATGCGAGACATTGGCTACTACAACTTCGGGAAGGATGCTGACCGTTACTCCATGGCTTGA
- the znf710a gene encoding zinc finger protein 710a isoform X3 gives MDQLVDAGTQTDPVVVLSLAQAAVLGLISQNEVFGATIAPNGFYTGEPKESPPPRSEEMEYEYADQLIGANGDYLPEPLEEGGAQSPEPQCSERRKPGPKGKGKRARGELETEESNDRTSKTQTQVKGEEESSPLSSCAHGVACSRVKEGVQLVDPTSYRLTSTQHKEEPHTNCCPDCEREVKSQHREKYKEGEEAERVEEDEEEEDEEEEEEDGESPHKSGEEEDDSPVMSRYFDSSEVGYESGETAGPDGPDFDENSQNLSWPEHTDSEGNGQPGRRLQIDRLDINVQIDESYCVDMGDGLKRWKCRMCEKSYTSKYNLVTHILGHNGIKPHECPHCGKLFKQPSHLQTHLLTHQGTRPHKCDVCKKAFTQTSHLKRHMLQHTDIKPYSCRFCGRGFAYPSELKAHETKHESGRCHMCVECGLEFPALSQLKRHLTSHQGPTTYQCSECNKSFHYRSQLQNHLMKHQNIRPFVCSECGMEFAQIHHLKQHALTHKVLKQQALAHKGVKEFKCDVCLREFTLSANLKRHMLIHASIRPYQCHVCFKTFVQKQTLKTHMIVHLPVKPFKCKVCGKSFNRMYNLLGHMHLHAGSKPFKCPYCSSKFNLKGNLSRHMKVKHGIMDISLDGQDTLPDMEGQEDYEEENYDFTGRENHGSNNAQELAKLSEEAMRDIGYYNFGKDADRYSMA, from the exons ATGGATCAGCTGGTGGACGCGGGAACGCAGACGGACCCTGTCGTGGTGCTGTCACTGGCCCAGGCGGCAGTGCTGGGCCTCATCTCGCAGAATGAGGTGTTTGGGGCCACCATTGCACCCAATGGCTTCTACACGGGCGAGCCCAAAGAGTCGCCTCCTCCTCGCTCTGAGGAGATGGAGTACGAATATGCTGACCAGTTGATAGGGGCCAATGGGGACTATCTGCCTGAGCCACTGGAGGAGGGAGGGGCACAAAGTCCGGAGCCACAGTGCAGCGAGAGAAGGAAGCCAGGGCCCAAGGGCAAGGGGAAGAGGGCCAGAGGGGAGCTGGAGACTGAGGAGTCAAATGACAGGACTTCAAAGACACAGACTCAAGTGAAAGGGGAAGAGGAGTCCTCCCCGCTGTCCTCCTGTGCCCACGGGGTGGCCTGCTCTAGGGTGAAGGAGGGGGTGCAGCTTGTCGACCCCACAAGCTACAGGTTGACCAGCACGCAGCACAAAGAGGAGCCACACACGAATTGCTGCCCTGACTGTGAGAGGGAGGTGAAGAGTCAGCATCGGGAGAAGTacaaagagggagaagaggccGAGAGGgtggaggaggacgaggaggaggaagacgaggaggaggaagaggaggatggagaGAGCCCCCACAAGTCAGGCGAGGAAGAAGACGACAGCCCAGTGATGAGCCGCTACTTCGACTCCAGTGAGGTGGGCTACGAGTCCGGGGAGACGGCGGGGCCGGACGGGCCTGACTTTGATGAGAACAGCCAGAACCTGAGCTGGCCGGAGCACACTGACAGTGAGGGCAATGGGCAGCCCGGCCGGCGCCTGCAGATTGACCGCCTGGACATCAACGTGCAGATCGACGAGTCTTACTGTGTGGATATGGGCGACGGGCTGAAGCGCTGGAAGTGCCGCATGTGTGAGAAGTCCTACACGTCCAAGTACAACCTGGTGACCCACATCCTGGGCCACAATGGCATCAAGCCCCATGAGTGCCCACATTGTGGTAAGCTCTTCAAGCAGCCCAGCCACTTGCAGACCCACCTCCTTACCCACCAGGGCACGCGACCCCACAAGTGTGACGTCTGCAAGAAGGCCTTCACCCAGACCAGTCACCTGAAGAGGCATATGCTGCAGCACACTGACATTAAGCCCTACAGCTGCCGATTCTGCGGCCGTGGCTTCGCCTACCCCAGTGAGCTCAAAGCGCACGAGACAAAGCACGAGAGCGGCCGCTGCCACATGTGTGTGGAGTGCGGCCTGGAGTTCCCCGCCCTCAGTCAGCTCAAGAGGCATCTCACCTCTCACCAGGGTCCCACCACCTACCAGTGCTCTGAGTGCAACAAGTCCTTCCACTACCGCAGTCAGCTGCAGAACCACCTCATGAAGCACCAGAACATCCGGCCGTTTGTCTGCTCAGAGTGCGGCATGGAGTTCGCCCAGATCCACCACCTCAAACAGCATGCACTCACTCACAAGGTACTGAAACAGCAGGCCCTCGCCCACAAG ggtgtgAAAGAGTTCAAGTGCGACGTCTGCTTGCGAGAGTTCACCTTGTCGGCGAACCTGAAGCGGCACATGCTGATTCACGCCAGCATCCGTCCGTACCAGTGTCACGTGTGCTTCAAGACCTTcgttcagaaacagactctcaAGACGCACATGATTGTCCACCTGCCAGTCAAGCCATTCAAGTGCAAG GTGTGTGGCAAGTCTTTCAACCGAATGTACAACCTGCTGGGACACATGCATCTGCACGCGGGGAGCAAGCCCTTCAAGTGCCCCTACTGCTCCAGCAAGTTCAACCTGAAGGGGAACCTCAGCAGACACATGAAAGTCAAGCACGGCATCATGGACATCTCCCTGGATGGGCAAG ACACCCTCCCCGACATGGAGGGGCAGGAGGACTATGAGGAGGAGAACTATGACTTCACAGGCCGGGAAAACCATGGCAGCAACAACGCCCAGGAACTCGCCAAGCTGTCTGAGGAGGCCATGCGAGACATTGGCTACTACAACTTCGGGAAGGATGCTGACCGTTACTCCATGGCTTGA
- the znf710a gene encoding zinc finger protein 710a isoform X2 encodes MRSLKHHARNNVEEESGRLIRCYSKVMDQLVDAGTQTDPVVVLSLAQAAVLGLISQNEVFGATIAPNGFYTGEPKESPPPRSEEMEYEYADQLIGANGDYLPEPLEEGGAQSPEPQCSERRKPGPKGKGKRARGELETEESNDRTSKTQTQVKGEEESSPLSSCAHGVACSRVKEGVQLVDPTSYRLTSTQHKEEPHTNCCPDCEREVKSQHREKYKEGEEAERVEEDEEEEDEEEEEEDGESPHKSGEEEDDSPVMSRYFDSSEVGYESGETAGPDGPDFDENSQNLSWPEHTDSEGNGQPGRRLQIDRLDINVQIDESYCVDMGDGLKRWKCRMCEKSYTSKYNLVTHILGHNGIKPHECPHCGKLFKQPSHLQTHLLTHQGTRPHKCDVCKKAFTQTSHLKRHMLQHTDIKPYSCRFCGRGFAYPSELKAHETKHESGRCHMCVECGLEFPALSQLKRHLTSHQGPTTYQCSECNKSFHYRSQLQNHLMKHQNIRPFVCSECGMEFAQIHHLKQHALTHKGVKEFKCDVCLREFTLSANLKRHMLIHASIRPYQCHVCFKTFVQKQTLKTHMIVHLPVKPFKCKVCGKSFNRMYNLLGHMHLHAGSKPFKCPYCSSKFNLKGNLSRHMKVKHGIMDISLDGQDTLPDMEGQEDYEEENYDFTGRENHGSNNAQELAKLSEEAMRDIGYYNFGKDADRYSMA; translated from the exons ATGAGATCCTTAAAACATCACGCAAGAAACAATGTG GAGGAGGAGAGTGGCCGACTGATTAGATGTTATTCTAAAGTCATGGATCAGCTGGTGGACGCGGGAACGCAGACGGACCCTGTCGTGGTGCTGTCACTGGCCCAGGCGGCAGTGCTGGGCCTCATCTCGCAGAATGAGGTGTTTGGGGCCACCATTGCACCCAATGGCTTCTACACGGGCGAGCCCAAAGAGTCGCCTCCTCCTCGCTCTGAGGAGATGGAGTACGAATATGCTGACCAGTTGATAGGGGCCAATGGGGACTATCTGCCTGAGCCACTGGAGGAGGGAGGGGCACAAAGTCCGGAGCCACAGTGCAGCGAGAGAAGGAAGCCAGGGCCCAAGGGCAAGGGGAAGAGGGCCAGAGGGGAGCTGGAGACTGAGGAGTCAAATGACAGGACTTCAAAGACACAGACTCAAGTGAAAGGGGAAGAGGAGTCCTCCCCGCTGTCCTCCTGTGCCCACGGGGTGGCCTGCTCTAGGGTGAAGGAGGGGGTGCAGCTTGTCGACCCCACAAGCTACAGGTTGACCAGCACGCAGCACAAAGAGGAGCCACACACGAATTGCTGCCCTGACTGTGAGAGGGAGGTGAAGAGTCAGCATCGGGAGAAGTacaaagagggagaagaggccGAGAGGgtggaggaggacgaggaggaggaagacgaggaggaggaagaggaggatggagaGAGCCCCCACAAGTCAGGCGAGGAAGAAGACGACAGCCCAGTGATGAGCCGCTACTTCGACTCCAGTGAGGTGGGCTACGAGTCCGGGGAGACGGCGGGGCCGGACGGGCCTGACTTTGATGAGAACAGCCAGAACCTGAGCTGGCCGGAGCACACTGACAGTGAGGGCAATGGGCAGCCCGGCCGGCGCCTGCAGATTGACCGCCTGGACATCAACGTGCAGATCGACGAGTCTTACTGTGTGGATATGGGCGACGGGCTGAAGCGCTGGAAGTGCCGCATGTGTGAGAAGTCCTACACGTCCAAGTACAACCTGGTGACCCACATCCTGGGCCACAATGGCATCAAGCCCCATGAGTGCCCACATTGTGGTAAGCTCTTCAAGCAGCCCAGCCACTTGCAGACCCACCTCCTTACCCACCAGGGCACGCGACCCCACAAGTGTGACGTCTGCAAGAAGGCCTTCACCCAGACCAGTCACCTGAAGAGGCATATGCTGCAGCACACTGACATTAAGCCCTACAGCTGCCGATTCTGCGGCCGTGGCTTCGCCTACCCCAGTGAGCTCAAAGCGCACGAGACAAAGCACGAGAGCGGCCGCTGCCACATGTGTGTGGAGTGCGGCCTGGAGTTCCCCGCCCTCAGTCAGCTCAAGAGGCATCTCACCTCTCACCAGGGTCCCACCACCTACCAGTGCTCTGAGTGCAACAAGTCCTTCCACTACCGCAGTCAGCTGCAGAACCACCTCATGAAGCACCAGAACATCCGGCCGTTTGTCTGCTCAGAGTGCGGCATGGAGTTCGCCCAGATCCACCACCTCAAACAGCATGCACTCACTCACAAG ggtgtgAAAGAGTTCAAGTGCGACGTCTGCTTGCGAGAGTTCACCTTGTCGGCGAACCTGAAGCGGCACATGCTGATTCACGCCAGCATCCGTCCGTACCAGTGTCACGTGTGCTTCAAGACCTTcgttcagaaacagactctcaAGACGCACATGATTGTCCACCTGCCAGTCAAGCCATTCAAGTGCAAG GTGTGTGGCAAGTCTTTCAACCGAATGTACAACCTGCTGGGACACATGCATCTGCACGCGGGGAGCAAGCCCTTCAAGTGCCCCTACTGCTCCAGCAAGTTCAACCTGAAGGGGAACCTCAGCAGACACATGAAAGTCAAGCACGGCATCATGGACATCTCCCTGGATGGGCAAG ACACCCTCCCCGACATGGAGGGGCAGGAGGACTATGAGGAGGAGAACTATGACTTCACAGGCCGGGAAAACCATGGCAGCAACAACGCCCAGGAACTCGCCAAGCTGTCTGAGGAGGCCATGCGAGACATTGGCTACTACAACTTCGGGAAGGATGCTGACCGTTACTCCATGGCTTGA